The following proteins are encoded in a genomic region of Triticum dicoccoides isolate Atlit2015 ecotype Zavitan chromosome 1B, WEW_v2.0, whole genome shotgun sequence:
- the LOC119323736 gene encoding uncharacterized protein LOC119323736, translated as MTRWDEILTLPVQNPTILEFSAADITWSMVEGWKDSMDRLALIPFSRVGDFVRGESNSKACPTRFHVEARRRRSPTMTCKPKVDGILEYILYWCSFGPDDYRKGGAVRPSRSSCGKRKTPAGRPNTKRGCVCHFIVKRLIAEPSLALVIYNHNKHVDKKGTPCHGPMDKMAVGTKAMFAPYISDELLLEVMSLLYVGIPVETIMQRHTEMVEKQGGPSNRDDLLTHRYVRRLERKMRRSVYELDDDDAVSMNKWVENNQDCVFFYEDFSDNDTFVLGIQTDWQLQQMIQYGNRSLLASDSKFGTNKLKYPVHSILVFDQQKNAIPVAWIITPNFTHGEIYRWMGALYDRVRTKDPTWQLGGFIIDDPLTDVRTMREVFQCPVLISLWRVRHAWHKNLMSKCSDFERRSMMAKRLGEAISSICRGNGDTELFQAFLEDFIDCSGFVDYFKALWFPRLGAWTAVLKTNPLATAEVASAIERYHHLLKLRLLNEADESIYQRADWLVHKLGTKVHSYYWLDEFSGKDSFSRYWRSEWKTGPNPWQQGLQIPDSDIVIEGNCARVVCQKHKEKSHAILNPGSELALCDCSWSRKGNLCKHAMKSAKVCRDRGLAPPSLALLRYYQALANVVHCPPSDSVICDHAIAVAVSVRTQLDALLAATNGSSPDTSLFKGPQSTSDTEPREPDVREANIETGSEVPADEDSDEDSPACKRRKSRGASYEEETAAATQAAQVSEAESSQATSVRELDHCQDSPACQERVRRETADGDEGTAVLEISDDEEETAVEQITQPSESENSQATCVQELDRAQDSPAHQERVGR; from the exons ATGACTAGGTGGGATGAAATTCTGACCCTTCCAGTTCAGAACCCAACCATATTAGAGTTTTCAGCAGCAGATATCACGTGGTCcatggtggagggctggaaggaCTCAATGGACAGGCTTGCGCTCATTCCGTTTTCTAGGGTGGGTGATTTTGTCAGAGGAGAATCAAACAGCAAAGCATGCCCGACAAGATTCCACGTTGAGGCACGGAGAAGGCGTTCTCCAACCATGACCTGCAAACCAAAAGTCGACGGGATACTTGAGTATATTCT GTATTGGTGTTCTTTTGGTCCGGATGATTATAGAAAGGGTGGTGCTGTCCGGCCTAGCAGATCCTCTTGCGGAAAGAGGAAAACACCCGCTGGTCGCCCTAATACAAAGAGGGGGTgtgtttgccattttattgtgaagCGTTTGATCGCTGAACCATCATTGGCTCTTGTGATATATAACCACAACAAGCATGTAGATAAGAAAGGCACACCATGTCATGGTCCCATGGACAAGATGGCTGTAGGGACGAAGGCAATGTTTGCACCTTACATATCGGATGAATTACTCCTTGAAGTTATGTCTTTGCTCTATGTTGGTATTCCTGTTGAGACCATAATGCAGAGACATACTGAAATGGTTGAAAAGCAAGGAGGACCATCAAATCGTGATGATCTTCTTACTCACAGATATGTTAGGAGGCTGGAAAGAAAAATGCGGCGTTCTGTTTATGAACTTGATGATGACGATGCTGTTAGTATGAACAAATGGGTTGAAAATAACCAGGACTGTGTATTTTTCTATGAAGATTTTTCCGATAATGATACCTTTGTCTTGGGCATTCAGACAGATTGGCAGCTACAGCAGATGATTCAGTATGGCAACCGCAGTTTACTGGCTTCTGATTCAAAGTTTGGAACAAACAAGTTAAAG TATCCTGTACATAGCATCCTTGTTTTCGACCAACAGAAAAATGCAATTCCTGTTGCTTGGATCATCACTCCCAATTTTACACATGGTGAGATATATAGATGGATGGGTGCTCTATATGATCGGGTTCGTACAAAAGACCCGACATGGCAGTTGGGTGGCTTCATTATTGATGATCCCTTGACCGATGTGCGCACTATGAG GGAAGTGTTTCAGTGCCCGGTGTTGATTTCCTTATGGCGTGTCCGTCACGCTTGGCATAAAAATTTGATGAGCAAGTGTTCAGATTTTGAGAGGCGTTCAATGATGGCTAAACGACTCGGGGAGGCAATATCCAGCATCTGCAGAGGAAATGGTGATACAGAATTATTTCAGGCCTTCCTGGAAGATTTTATTGATTGCTCTGGCTTTGTGGACTACTTCAAAGCTCTATGGTTTCCAAGACTTG GGGCATGGACAGCCGTCCTGAAGACCAACCCGTTGGCTACTGCTGAGGTAGCTTCAGCAATTGAGAGGTACCATCACCTGCTAAAACTTCGTCTGTTGAATGAGGCAGATGAAAGTATCTACCAGCGTGCAGACTGGTTGGTTCATAAGTTGGGTACGAAGGTTCACTCTTACTACTGGTTGGATGAATTTTCTGGGAAGGACAGTTTCTCTCGTTACTGGAGGAGTGAGTGGAAAACTGGCCCAAACCCATGGCAGCAGGGATTGCAAATTCCGGATTCTGATATTGTAATTGAAGGCAATTGTGCTAGAGTCGTCTGCCAGAAGCACAAGGAGAAGTCCCATGCCATACTGAACCCAGGTTCTGAGCTTGCATTGTGTGACTGTAGCTGGTCAAGGAAGGGAAACCTTTGCAAGCATGCAATGAAGTCTGCTAAGGTTTGCCGTGACAGGGGATTGGCGCCGCCATCTTTGGCGCTGCTTCGCTACTACCAGGCACTGGCAAATGTTGTTCATTGCCCACCCAGTGACTCTGTGATATGCGACCATGCAATCGCGGTGGCAGTTTCTGTGAGAACACAGTTAGATGCGTTGCTTGCCGCCACCAACGGCAGTTCTCCAGATACCTCACTTTTCAAGGGTCCACAATCAACCAGTGACACTGAACCCAGAGAACCTGATGTTCGGGAAGCCAACATTGAAACTGGCAGTGAAGTTCCCGCTGATGAGGATAGTGACGAGGACAGTCCTGCCTGCAAGAGAAGGAAGTCTAGAGGGGCATCTTATGAAGAGGAAACCGCTGCAGCGACGCAAGCCGCGCAGGTTTCTGAAGCTGAGAGCAGTCAAGCGACTTCTGTACGGGAACTTGATCACTGTCAGGATAGTCCTGCTTGCCAGGAAAGAGTGCGCAGAGAAACTGCTGACGGTGATGAAGGAACTGCAGTGTTGGAAATTTCTGATGACGAGGAAGAAACTGCAGTGGAGCAAATCACGCAACCTTCTGAAAGTGAGAACAGTCAAGCGACCTGTGTGCAGGAACTTGATCGTGCTCAGGATAGTCCCGCTCACCAGGAAAGAGTGGGCAGATAA
- the LOC119323720 gene encoding actin cytoskeleton-regulatory complex protein pan1-like, which yields MTPPFRPSPSSTAPAPRGCGGERCASGREAWPLHHVRHNDVFCRLCSSCVLLYHPASFCSACLLLLHTDAAAAAAAAQDPHFDPAVAPPGPTAECSNCGLFVAHVTCIPDPVSFVCPPCAAEAEGRPFTYAPAARRVMDERAARILLIAARLAHESIGRAAAAAREEAERRVQEAAVARKRSREMLDAAFRALEEEARAAKIKEEEEAAREAKNKKEKPAAAQPPKKKTPKSSESSRDRDKMLKFNAMQQPALAFAAAAAAAASSCGSSMPPLSTPPPKEDKKPMKQEEQGSTDTVADEDVKGLFGTLQS from the exons ATGACGCCCCCCTTCCGCCCGTCCCCCTCCTCCACCGCCCCCGCCCCCCGCGGCTGCGGCGGCGAGCGCTGCGCCTCCGGCCGCGAGGCCTGGCCGCTCCACCACGTCCGCCACAACGACGTCTTCTGccgcctctgctcctcctgcgtccTCCTCTACCACCCCGCCTCCTTCTgctcggcctgcctcctcctcctccacacggacgctgccgccgccgccgccgccgcgcaggaCCCCCACTTCGACCCCGCCGTCGCCCCGCCGGGCCCCACCGCCGAGTGCTCCAATTGCGGCCTCTTCGTCGCCCATGTCACCTGCATCCCCGACCCCGTCTCCTTCGTCTGCCCGCCGTGCGCCGCCGAGGCCGAGGGCCGGCCCTTCACCTacgcgcccgccgcccgccgcgtgATGGACGAGCGCGCCGCGCGGATCCTCCTCATCGCGGCGCGCCTCGCGCACGAGTCCATCGGCCGCGCTGCCGCTGCCGCccgcgaggaggcggagcgccgCGTCCAGGAGGCGGCCGTCGCGCGGAAGCGCTCGCGGGAAATGCTGGACGCTGCCTTCCGGGCGCTCGAGGAGGAGGCCAGGGCCGCCAagatcaaggaggaggaggaggcggccagggaggccaagaacaagaaggagaagccCGCCGCGGCCCAGCCGCCCAAGAAGAAGACCCCTAAGAGCAGCGAGTCGAGCAGGGACAGGGATAAGATGCTCAAGTTCAATGCCATGCAGCAGCCGGCGCTGGCATTTGCTGCGGCAGCCGCCGCCGCAGCCAGCTCATGCGGCAGCTCAATGCCACCATTGTCAACCCCACCACCCAAGGAGGACAAGAAGCCGATGAAACAGGAGGAGCAAG GTTCAACGGACACAGTAGCAGATGAAGATGTGAAGGGGTTGTTTGGGACCTTGCAATCATAA
- the LOC119323744 gene encoding peptide chain release factor 1-like isoform X1 has protein sequence MQHQIRRCGAVAFAALRRVRHFPHPTVAAAAPPTAAWRCPYTPPLYSTADMIQQLPANLVQIMEQRMKFIEQKSAYLQEQINQPAASPEEYSRANKEFHKLEGTIELIKELRSKQKEIEGLTSLVTNSVEDKDMREMAAEELLEAVEEDKRLQHELFRTLLPKDEADERDCILEVRAGTGGEEASLFAMDIFKMYEKYSQNNGWKFDTIDIMESAVRGYKEASGTISGPGVYGKLKFESGIHRVQRVPVTEKSGRVHTSAVSVAVLPQADEVDVQLRNEDLRIDTYRSGGSGGQSVNTTDSAVRITHLPTGTVVAIQDERSQHQNKAKALKVLRARLYELERHRLHTDRSKLRSEQIGSGDRSERIRTYNFPQGRVTDHRVGVTHHSIVDVMEGESLDVFIEALLLQEEMDAIASFAS, from the exons ATGCAGCACCAAATACGGCGATGCGGCGCCGTCGCCTTCGCCGCGCTCCGGCGGGTCCGCCACTTCCCTCatcccaccgtcgccgccgctgcaCCTCCTACGGCGGCGTGGAGATGCCCTTACACTCCCCCCCTCTACTCCACCGCCG ACATGATCCAGCAGCTGCCTGCAAACCTGGTACAGATCATGGAGCAGAGAATGAAATTTATAGAGCAGAAGAGTGCATACCTCCAGGAGCAAATCAACCAG CCGGCTGCCTCACCGGAGGAATACTCGAGGGCTAACAAGGAGTTCCACAAGCTGGAGGGCACAATTGAATTGATCAAGGAGCTGCGGTCAAAGCAGAAG GAAATTGAGGGATTAACATCCTTGGTGACAAACTCCGTTGAAGATAAAGACATGCGTGAGATGGCAGCTGAGGAGCTCCTTGAGGCTGTTGAGGAGGATAAACGACTGCAGCATGAGTTGTTCAGAACTTTGCTTCCGAAAGATGAAGCTGATGAGAGGGACTGTATACTGGAGGTGCGAGCAG GAACTGGAGGAGAAGAAGCTTCTTTGTTTGCTATGGATATATTCAAAAT GTATGAGAAGTATTCCCAAAATAATGGGTGGAAATTTGATACTATTGACATAATGGAGTCTGCTGTAAGAGGATACAAG GAAGCTAGTGGGACCATTTCAGGCCCTGGGGTATACGGGAAACTTAAATTTGAGAGTGGTATTCATAGAGTTCAG CGAGTTCCAGTAACTGAGAAATCTGGACGTGTGCACACTAGTGCTGTATCAGTCGCTGTTCTTCCTCAAGCGGACGAG GTTGATGTCCAACTGCGTAATGAGGACTTGAGAATTGATACCTACAGATCAGGTGGCTCCGGAGGCCAGTCTGTCAATACGACTGATAGTGCTGTTAGGATAACTCATCTTCCAACTGGAACAGTGGTTGCAATACAAGATGAGAGATCACAGCATCAG AACAAGGCTAAGGCTCTCAAAGTTCTCCGGGCAAGACTATATGAATTGGAAAGGCATAGGCTCCATACAGACCGGTCGAAGCTCCGATCAGAGCAG ATTGGAAGTGGTGACAGGTCTGAGCGCATCAGAACATACAACTTCCCACAAGGGCGTGTCACCGACCACCGTGTCGGGGTCACGCACCACTCCATAGTGGACGTCATGGAGGGAGAGAGCCTGGACGTCTTCATCGAAGCGCTGCTGCTGCAAGAAGAGATGGATGCAATTGCTTCGTTTGCTTCGTGA
- the LOC119323744 gene encoding peptide chain release factor 1-like isoform X2: protein MREMAAEELLEAVEEDKRLQHELFRTLLPKDEADERDCILEVRAGTGGEEASLFAMDIFKMYEKYSQNNGWKFDTIDIMESAVRGYKEASGTISGPGVYGKLKFESGIHRVQRVPVTEKSGRVHTSAVSVAVLPQADEVDVQLRNEDLRIDTYRSGGSGGQSVNTTDSAVRITHLPTGTVVAIQDERSQHQNKAKALKVLRARLYELERHRLHTDRSKLRSEQIGSGDRSERIRTYNFPQGRVTDHRVGVTHHSIVDVMEGESLDVFIEALLLQEEMDAIASFAS, encoded by the exons ATGCGTGAGATGGCAGCTGAGGAGCTCCTTGAGGCTGTTGAGGAGGATAAACGACTGCAGCATGAGTTGTTCAGAACTTTGCTTCCGAAAGATGAAGCTGATGAGAGGGACTGTATACTGGAGGTGCGAGCAG GAACTGGAGGAGAAGAAGCTTCTTTGTTTGCTATGGATATATTCAAAAT GTATGAGAAGTATTCCCAAAATAATGGGTGGAAATTTGATACTATTGACATAATGGAGTCTGCTGTAAGAGGATACAAG GAAGCTAGTGGGACCATTTCAGGCCCTGGGGTATACGGGAAACTTAAATTTGAGAGTGGTATTCATAGAGTTCAG CGAGTTCCAGTAACTGAGAAATCTGGACGTGTGCACACTAGTGCTGTATCAGTCGCTGTTCTTCCTCAAGCGGACGAG GTTGATGTCCAACTGCGTAATGAGGACTTGAGAATTGATACCTACAGATCAGGTGGCTCCGGAGGCCAGTCTGTCAATACGACTGATAGTGCTGTTAGGATAACTCATCTTCCAACTGGAACAGTGGTTGCAATACAAGATGAGAGATCACAGCATCAG AACAAGGCTAAGGCTCTCAAAGTTCTCCGGGCAAGACTATATGAATTGGAAAGGCATAGGCTCCATACAGACCGGTCGAAGCTCCGATCAGAGCAG ATTGGAAGTGGTGACAGGTCTGAGCGCATCAGAACATACAACTTCCCACAAGGGCGTGTCACCGACCACCGTGTCGGGGTCACGCACCACTCCATAGTGGACGTCATGGAGGGAGAGAGCCTGGACGTCTTCATCGAAGCGCTGCTGCTGCAAGAAGAGATGGATGCAATTGCTTCGTTTGCTTCGTGA
- the LOC119302772 gene encoding BTB/POZ and MATH domain-containing protein 1-like: protein MGRTKRLQGPYQPKYLLSDKTLTLSKHPRFASKKKKNKHPRAPGGSRRGSDRGSMVQRKQTSGAARCRGRLGVSGGPGGSGAAQSLRAATGRDAASASRSMQAETSSVARRRDVIRSVMPFAGVSVITNGKLCLSTTSDVDAGAASGYHLLVVEGYSQTKEMVSNGKHIMSRPFVVGGHRWCISYAPNGDSSYSADCVSLHLVLLDDDVAKAVKVRFGFSFIDQVEWQNPIYIRETQTHSFSSHDSIRGFDDAVRKDALEQSKHLKGDSFTIRCGVMVYRDLDTVDAGATEVPLPDIQQHLNRLFETKVGADVTFNVSGETIAAHRCVLAARSPVFMAQLFGPMKEGAATCDIQIEDMEANVFRAMLSFIYTDSFPEMENDEAEVEEEQEVDEVLYATWMQWMQDLLVAADRYDIQRLKFCCEEGLSECMDVSSVTSTLVIAEKYHCQYLKEACLNFLRVSPSSLQEVMATSDWEHITVTYPSVLNELIAMLASKA from the exons ATGGGCCGCACAAAAAGACTGCAAGGTCCATATCAGCCCAAATACCTGCTAAGTGACAAAACCCTAACTCTCAGCAAGCACCCACGAtttgcctcaaaaaaaaaaaagaa caagCACCCACGAGCCCCTGGCGGCTCTCGGCGGGGCAGCGACCGGGGCAGCATGGTGCAGAGAAAGCAGACGAGCGGCGCGGCGCGTTGTCGCGGGCgtcttggtgtctccggcggccccgggggctcgggggccgcGCAGAGTCTTCGTGCTGCCACCGGGCGGGACGCGGCAAGTGCAAGCCGGAGCATGCAAGCGGAAACTTCCTCCGTTGCGCGGCGGCGGGACGTGATCAG ATCCGTCATGCCATTCGCCGGCGTATCTGTCATCACCAACGGCAAGCTGTGCCTTTCCACCACGTCGGACGTCGACGCCGGCGCGGCCAGCGGCTACCACCTGCTTGTGGTGGAGGGCTACTCGCAAACAAAAGAGATGGTATCCAATGGCAAGCACATCATGTCTCGCCCATTCGTCGTAGGAGGCCATCGCTGGTGCATCAGTTACGCACCAAACGGTGACAGCTCCTACAGTGCTGACTGTGTTTCTCTCCATCTTGTCCTTCTTGATGACGATGTTGCCAAGGCTGTGAAGGTGCGGTTCGGGTTTAGTTTCATTGATCAGGTTGAGTGGCAAAATCCAATATACATTCGTGAAACTCAAACACACAGCTTCTCCAGCCATGATTCTATTAGGGGCTTCGATGATGCTGTGAGAAAAGATGCCCTTGAACAATCAAAGCATCTCAAGGGTGATAGTTTCACCATACGGTGTGGTGTCATGGTCTACAGGGATCTCGACACCGTGGATGCCGGTGCCACCGAGGTGCCGCTGCCTGACATACAGCAGCATTTGAACCGTCTCTTTGAAACTAAGGTAGGTGCTGATGTGACATTCAATGTCAGCGGCGAGACAATCGCTGCACACCGATGTGTGCTTGCAGCCCGGTCTCCAGTCTTCATGGCACAACTCTTTGGTCCCATGAAGGAGGGGGCTGCAACGTGTGACATACAGATCGAAGACATGGAAGCAAATGTGTTCAGGGCTATGCTTAGTTTCATCTACACAGACTCATTTCCCGAGATGGAGAATGATGAGGCAGAAGTTGAGGAAGAACAAGAAGTGGATGAAGTACTTTATGCAACATGGATGCAATGGATGCAAGACTTGCTTGTAGCTGCGGACAGATATGATATCCAACGGCTCAAGTTTTGCTGTGAAGAGGGGTTGTCTGAGTGCATGGATGTGAGCTCGGTGACGTCCACACTTGTGATAGCTGAGAAGTACCATTGCCAATATTTGAAGGAGGCATGCTTGAATTTCCTCAGAGTATCcccctccagtttgcaagaagtaaTGGCAACCAGTGACTGGGAGCATATTACAGTCACATATCCCTCTGTTTTGAACGAGCTCATTGCCATGCTTGCTTCGAAAGCGTAA